The stretch of DNA GCAGTTCGATGAATTCCTTGGCGCAAAAACTGTCGTGGCGAATTTCCAGCGCGTGACGAAGCGGCTGCTGCACATCGCTTTCCAGCCAGTCACGGCCGTTCAGCCGGTCATCATGCCGCTTTGCAAGTTTTGCCGCGTCATCCGTATCTTTCGGCAGCATTGCCAGAAATCGCGCGAAAAGTTCTGCGTCGAATTTCATGGTCGGCGGAAACTGCCAAAGAATGGGGCCGAGCTTTGGCCCCAGCCGCAGGAGGCCGGACGCCATGAAATTGGCAAGCGGCGTCTCGACGTCGCGAAGCCGCTTCAGATGCGTGATGTAGCGTGAACCTTTAACGGCGAAGACAAAGCCGTCGGGTGTCGCCTCCCGCCAGCGCGCGAAGGCGTCAGGCTTTTGCAATCCGTAAAACGTGCCGTTGATTTCAACGGAGGCAAAACTGCGCGCGGCAAAATGCAATTCGCGCTTCTGCGGCAGGCGCTCAGGATAAAATACCCCGCGCCACGGCGCATAGGTCCAGCCGGATATGCCGATACGGATGGTGCCGTTCCTTGCCATGAAAGACAAACTGACCGCGCGGCCGCTTGTTCCCCCGCCGCGTCGGTCAGATATTCAGGCTTGCGGTTTTCGCTTTTCTTCAGCTTCGCGGATGGCGTCTTCGTGGTACCAGGTATCGAAGGCGGCGTCGCAGACATCGGGATCGATGTCGAGCGGCTGGCGCGCACCAAAGCGTTCGTCCGACCTGCGGAATTTTACTGGGAACTGATAGATCTTCGCGGTTTCGCGATGGACATTTGCTGGCATCAAATTGCCTTCCATTATCTTCGCACACCGGTTACCCGGATATTTATAGTAACAGAGTGCACATCATTTGCGCAAATCGCCTAAAAAAGCGCCAATAACTGTGGGATTCATAAGCATTTGATAAATCGAATAAAATGCCCCGCAATGCCTGCATCTTTTTGAGGCGTTGGGTGTAGATCAAAAAAACGTCCCGCGCGCCGATGAGTTCCATGGCCCTAAACCCTCGCTTTCGTTGAAAGTTGACGATTGTCTGAAGGTTGATTCCCGCCGCCGTCTCATGGCAGTCCTTTATGTCTACTCGAAACTGGCACGCCACGTGCTTGGTATCTGGCATCCGGTGGTGATCAAGCACGCGCTTAGCGGTCGCTTCGGAAATTGCTCACACCCTTACGTTTGAGAGACTGGCCAATGACAAAGTATAAGCTCGAATACATCTGGCTCGACGGTTACACACCGACGCCGAACCTGCGCGGCAAAACGCAGATTAAGGAATTTGACGCGTTTCCTGCTCTTGAGCAGCTTCCGCTCTGGGGCTTTGATGGTTCCTCCACGATGCAGGCCGAAGGCCGCAGCTCCGATTGCGTGCTGAAGCCTGTTGCCGTCTACCCGGACCCGGCCCGTAGCAACGGCGCTCTCGTCATGTGCGAAGTCATGATGCCCGATGGCGTCACGCCGCATCCGTCGAACAGCCGCGCAACCATCCTTGATGATGAAGACGCCTGGTTCGGCTTTGAGCAGGAATACTTCTTCTACGAGAATGGCCGTCCGCTCGGCTTCCCGGAGCAGGGTTACCCGGCTCCGCAGGGTCCGTACTACACCGGTGTCGGCTACAAGAACGTCGGCAGCGTTGCTCGCGAAATCGTTGAAGAGCATCTCGACCTCTGCCTGGCTGCTGGCATCAACCACGAAGGCATCAATGCCGAAGTGGCCAAGGGCCAGTGGGAATTCCAGATCTTCGGCAAGGGCTCCAAGCGCGCCGCCGACCAGATCTGGATGGCTCGCTACCTGCTTCTCCGCCTCTGCGAAAAGTACGGCATCGACATCGAGTTCCACTGCAAGCCGCTCGGCGACACGGACTGGAACGGCTCGGGCATGCATTGCAACTTCTCGACCAAGTTTATGCGTGAAGTCGGCGGCAAGGCCTACTTCGAAGCGCTCATGGCGCAGTTTGACAAGAACCTGCAGGCTCACATCGACGTTTACGGCCCGGACAACCACCTGCGCCTGACCGGCAAGCACGAAACGGCCCCGTGGAACAAGTTCAGCTATGGCGTTGCCGACCGCGGCGCGTCGATCCGCGTTCCGCACTCCTTCGTCAAGAACGACTACAAGGGCTATCTGGAAGATCGCCGCCCGAACTCGCAGGGCTGCCCTTACCAGATCGCTTCGCAGGTCCTGAAGACGATTTCGGAAGTTCCGACTTCCGGCTTCGCTTCGGCTGCTGCCTAAGCCTCAGGCTTTCCTCCCAAGGGCGCCGGTTGCCTCGCAACCGGCGTTTTTTATTTGCCGAAGCGTCTCCAAGGAAAACATTCCTTCACGTCGTCCGCCGCGCTATAGTCGCAGCATGGCACAACGAGCAGGCAGCGCTGATCTTCCATTGCATGGCGGCAGAGTTCCGAAGTGGCTCGGCGAGCGGATGACGAAGCTCGGCGCCGTGATCACCGAAGCAGTCGTGCACCATTATGGCCGGGATGAACTGCTCCGGCGCCTCGCGCATCCCTTTTGGTTCCAGTCTTTCGGTGCCGTGATGGGCATGGATTGGCATTCGTCGGGCATAACCACCAGCGTGCTTGGCGCCCTCAAGCGCGGGCTTACTCCACTTTCAAGCGAGCTTGGCCTGCATGTCTGCGGTGGCCGCGGATCGCATTCGCGCAAGACGCCGGGCGAACTACTTGCGATCGGTGACCGCGTTGGTTTCGACGGCGGGGCGCTCGCGACTGCGAGCAGGCTGGTGGCGAAAGTCGATAGCGCCGCCGTTCAGGATGGCTTTGATCTCTATCTCCATGGCTTCATCGTCACGGATGACGGCAAATGGGTCGTGGTGCAGCAAGGCATGAATGGTGACAAGCGTCAGGCCCGGCGCTATCACTGGCTCTCGGAAGGTCTCGAGAGCTTCGTCAATTCGCCGCACACGGCAATAGAGGGCCGCAGCCAGGGCAATATCATCAATCTGGCCGACAGGCGTGCCGAGCGTTCGCGCACCGGGCAGCTTGATCTTCTAGCAACGCTCGGTCCGGATCGTATTTTGCGCGAAGCGGCAGCCTTGGCATTCGATATCGCAAAGCCCGCGCCGCAGCCCGACCAGCCGCTTCTGCCGCATCTCATCATGCCCGCCCATCACGACGTCCGCGAAAAGGACGTCAACATGAAGCGCCTGCATGGCAATCTTGCAGCCGCCGCCGACCGCGGGCCGGAAGATTTTGAGCAGCTTCTGCTCGTGCCCGGCGTCGGAGCCCGAACGGTACAGGCGCTGGCGATGGTTGCCGAAGTGGTTCATGGTGCGCCCTGCCGCTTTGCCGATCCCGCGCGTTTCTCGCTTGCCCACGGCGGCAAGGACCGGCATCCCTTTCCCGTCCCGCTGAAGGTCTATGATGAGACGATCAAGGTGATGAAGTCGGCCGTGCAGAAGGGCAGGCTCGGCCGCGAGGAGGAACTGCAGGCGCTGAAACGCCTCGACGACCAGTCCCGCCAGCTCGAGCGATATGTCACTGGCCCAGACCTCAAGGAGATCGTCGCCGGCGAATTCCGAAACTCACCCGACTGGGGCGGCAGAAGCGTCTTCGGCTGGGAGGAAGAGGATTCGCCTTAAGGCGCTTCATACGGTAGGAAGTCTTTGATTTTATTAAGAAATGGCGGACAGAGAGGGATTCGAACCCTCGGTACGCTTTCACGTACACACGCGTTCCAGGCGTGCGCCTTAAACCACTCGGCCACCTGTCCATTTGCGTTTCGCACCCGGAGAGGAGCAAATCGTCGGAACGGCGCGATATATACCGATGAATTTTCGCTGATCAACCTAAATCTAACAGTTTTTTGACTTCTTCCGATAAAACTCCGCGCGCGCTGTCCATTGCGCTTTGGCCGTGAGATAATTATTTATTGGCTAGGGTGGAGAATGGCGCGGCTGACCGGAAAATCCGGCGGTAGGGCGT from Rhizobium sp. 007 encodes:
- a CDS encoding DUF72 domain-containing protein, with product MARNGTIRIGISGWTYAPWRGVFYPERLPQKRELHFAARSFASVEINGTFYGLQKPDAFARWREATPDGFVFAVKGSRYITHLKRLRDVETPLANFMASGLLRLGPKLGPILWQFPPTMKFDAELFARFLAMLPKDTDDAAKLAKRHDDRLNGRDWLESDVQQPLRHALEIRHDSFCAKEFIELLRKHHVGLVCADTVEWPLLMDVTADFVYCRLHGSEELYVSGYDDAALDAWAKRIAAWARGHEPEDANRVLPPLKTSAKGRDVFVYFDNDVKVCAPTDARSLAERLGVATPFEEAAMSTKPRRKSRRSEKEEARPHWPSP
- a CDS encoding DUF2735 domain-containing protein, whose product is MPANVHRETAKIYQFPVKFRRSDERFGARQPLDIDPDVCDAAFDTWYHEDAIREAEEKRKPQA
- a CDS encoding glutamine synthetase beta-grasp domain-containing protein — protein: MTKYKLEYIWLDGYTPTPNLRGKTQIKEFDAFPALEQLPLWGFDGSSTMQAEGRSSDCVLKPVAVYPDPARSNGALVMCEVMMPDGVTPHPSNSRATILDDEDAWFGFEQEYFFYENGRPLGFPEQGYPAPQGPYYTGVGYKNVGSVAREIVEEHLDLCLAAGINHEGINAEVAKGQWEFQIFGKGSKRAADQIWMARYLLLRLCEKYGIDIEFHCKPLGDTDWNGSGMHCNFSTKFMREVGGKAYFEALMAQFDKNLQAHIDVYGPDNHLRLTGKHETAPWNKFSYGVADRGASIRVPHSFVKNDYKGYLEDRRPNSQGCPYQIASQVLKTISEVPTSGFASAAA
- a CDS encoding DUF763 domain-containing protein encodes the protein MAQRAGSADLPLHGGRVPKWLGERMTKLGAVITEAVVHHYGRDELLRRLAHPFWFQSFGAVMGMDWHSSGITTSVLGALKRGLTPLSSELGLHVCGGRGSHSRKTPGELLAIGDRVGFDGGALATASRLVAKVDSAAVQDGFDLYLHGFIVTDDGKWVVVQQGMNGDKRQARRYHWLSEGLESFVNSPHTAIEGRSQGNIINLADRRAERSRTGQLDLLATLGPDRILREAAALAFDIAKPAPQPDQPLLPHLIMPAHHDVREKDVNMKRLHGNLAAAADRGPEDFEQLLLVPGVGARTVQALAMVAEVVHGAPCRFADPARFSLAHGGKDRHPFPVPLKVYDETIKVMKSAVQKGRLGREEELQALKRLDDQSRQLERYVTGPDLKEIVAGEFRNSPDWGGRSVFGWEEEDSP